A part of Rhinatrema bivittatum chromosome 16, aRhiBiv1.1, whole genome shotgun sequence genomic DNA contains:
- the LOC115077806 gene encoding olfactory receptor 5V1-like — protein sequence MGNQSGVTEFLILGFSDFQELKLPLFTLFLLIYLMAVLGNLLIICIVSDNRHLHTPMYFFLANLSLIDVCSLTVTVPKLLVVLLTQNNAISFSDCILQLYCYIVCIATEFMLLAVMAYDRYVAICNPLRYTIIMTRRISALLAAFSWSAGLIEPLPQAIIISRFSFCSSNEIVHFFCDFTALMKLSCTETSSIELLNIVEGVFTGLTPFVLILTSYVCIILSIMKSIHSAEGRHKAFSTCSSHLLVVILFYGTLMCIYLRPSSDYNMDNNMLVTVIFIFLIPLVNPLIYSIRNKDLKVALQKSLGRVLSLSVNKSKDKIFLVAQDNRNPRNEMI from the coding sequence ATGGGAAATCAAAGCGGCGTGACAGAATTCCTGATTTTGGGCTTCTCAGATTTCCAGGAACTGAAGCTCCCTCTCTTCACCCTCTTCTTATTGATCTACCTGATGGCcgtgctggggaacctcctcattATCTGCATAGTATCTGACAATCgccacctgcacacccccatgtatttTTTCTTGGCCAACTTGTCCCTCATCGATGTCTGCTCTTTGACGGTCACTGTGCCCAAACTGCTGGTGGTCCTCCTGACACAGAACAATGCGATATCCTTCAGCGACTGCATTCTGCAGTTGTACTGCTACATTGTCTGCATAGCTACAGAATTTATGCTTCTTGCTGTCATGGCCTATGACCGTTATGTTGCGATCTGCAATCCCTTGCGTTACACCATCATCATGACTAGGAGGATCTCTGCTCTTCTGGCAGCTTTCTCATGGTCAGCAGGTTTAATAGAGCCACTGCCACAAGCCATAATTATATCACGTTTCTCTTTCTGCAGCTCCAATGAAATAGTTCACTTCTTCTGTGACTTCACTGCGCTTATGAAACTTTCATGCACAGAGACCTCGTCCATCGAACTTCTGAATATTGTTGAAGGGGTGTTTACAGGCCTCACCCCATTTGTCTTGATCCTAACCTCTTACGTGTGCATAATCCTCTCCATCATGAAATCCATTCATTCTGCAGAGGGAAGACacaaagccttctccacctgctcatCTCACCTTTTggtggttattttgttttatggcacATTGATGTGTATTTATTTACGACCCAGCTCAGATTACAACATGGATAACAATATGCTGGTtactgtgatttttatttttttaatcccaCTTGTTAACCCCCTTATTTACAGCATAAGAAACAAAGATTTAAAAGTGGCccttcaaaaatctttagggagAGTACTATCCTTATCAGTCAACAAAAgcaaagataaaatatttttagttGCTCAGGATAATAGGAACCCAAGAAATGAAATGATATAA